In Planctomycetota bacterium, a genomic segment contains:
- a CDS encoding YifB family Mg chelatase-like AAA ATPase: protein MPSNIRSFLLRGVDAEPCEVEVDLDDAALARETIVGLPDAAIRESMERVRAAMGNAGYAFPSGRLVINLAPAHVRKEGPIYDLPIAVALLRATGVVRGSRPDEGPPRLHRCMIAGELALDGRVRPIRGVIAMADLARREGLDAAIVPAENAAEAAVAGPCAYGVRTLAEVVGLLNGVLDLEPLPAPDLDALLGGAAAPIDFAEVRGQEAVKRAIVVAAGGGHNLLMLGPAGTGKTMMARALPGVLPRMSPAEAIEATRVHSAAGELPAGRGLVTSRPVRTPHHTASAASIVGGGVVPRPGEVSLASHGVLFMDELPEFPRAVLETLRQPLEDQVVTISRSRGTVRFPADFLFVAAMNPAPGGAAKAGGARAAERYRARISGPLLDRIDIHVEAPAVPWKELSATGVASTGSAEMRERVLAARSAQRARQGDRPNARLRGRELDELAPMSEAARALLGQAIAELGLSARAYDKVRRVARTVADLEAADGLDVQHVAEAVQYRLLDRET from the coding sequence ATGCCGTCCAATATCCGATCATTCCTGCTGCGGGGCGTCGACGCCGAGCCGTGCGAGGTCGAGGTCGACCTGGACGATGCGGCCCTCGCCCGCGAGACCATCGTGGGGCTGCCCGATGCCGCCATCCGCGAGTCCATGGAGCGGGTGCGGGCGGCCATGGGCAACGCGGGGTACGCCTTCCCCAGCGGGCGGCTGGTGATCAACCTGGCGCCGGCCCACGTCCGCAAGGAGGGGCCGATCTACGACCTGCCCATCGCCGTGGCGCTGCTGCGGGCGACGGGGGTGGTCCGCGGGTCCCGTCCCGACGAGGGCCCGCCGCGGTTGCATCGCTGCATGATCGCGGGGGAGTTGGCCCTGGACGGCAGGGTGCGGCCCATCCGCGGGGTCATCGCGATGGCGGACCTCGCAAGGCGTGAAGGGCTCGACGCCGCCATCGTGCCGGCCGAGAACGCGGCCGAGGCCGCCGTCGCGGGGCCCTGTGCCTACGGGGTGCGGACGCTGGCGGAGGTCGTCGGGCTGCTCAACGGCGTGCTCGATCTCGAACCGCTGCCGGCACCCGACCTCGACGCCCTGCTCGGTGGGGCGGCCGCCCCGATCGACTTCGCCGAGGTACGGGGGCAAGAGGCCGTCAAGCGGGCGATCGTCGTCGCCGCCGGCGGGGGGCACAACCTGCTGATGCTCGGTCCCGCCGGCACGGGCAAGACGATGATGGCTCGGGCCCTGCCGGGCGTGCTGCCGCGGATGTCGCCGGCCGAAGCCATCGAGGCCACCCGCGTGCATTCGGCCGCCGGCGAGTTGCCCGCGGGGCGGGGGTTGGTCACCAGCCGGCCGGTCCGCACGCCGCACCACACCGCGTCGGCGGCGTCGATCGTGGGCGGCGGGGTCGTGCCCCGGCCCGGCGAGGTCTCGCTGGCGAGCCACGGCGTGCTGTTCATGGATGAGCTGCCCGAGTTTCCGAGGGCCGTCCTCGAGACGCTCCGCCAGCCGCTCGAGGACCAGGTCGTGACGATCTCGCGGTCGCGGGGCACCGTCCGCTTCCCGGCGGATTTCCTCTTCGTGGCGGCCATGAACCCCGCGCCGGGCGGCGCTGCCAAGGCCGGCGGGGCCCGGGCGGCGGAGCGATACCGGGCGCGGATCTCGGGCCCCTTGCTGGACCGCATCGACATCCACGTCGAGGCGCCGGCGGTGCCGTGGAAGGAGCTGTCGGCCACGGGCGTCGCGTCCACCGGATCTGCCGAGATGCGCGAGAGGGTGCTCGCGGCTCGGTCCGCCCAGCGGGCCCGGCAGGGCGATCGCCCCAACGCGCGGCTGAGGGGCAGGGAGCTCGACGAGCTTGCCCCCATGAGCGAAGCGGCTCGGGCGCTGCTGGGGCAGGCCATCGCCGAGCTGGGCCTGTCGGCACGCGCGTACGACAAGGTGCGCCGGGTCGCCCGCACCGTGGCCGACCTGGAGGCCGCCGACGGGCTCGATGTCCAGCACGTGGCCGAGGCGGTGCAGTACCGGCTGCTGGACCGCGAAACCTGA
- a CDS encoding PEP-CTERM sorting domain-containing protein: protein MHRTQIAAIAVAAMSATALASLDTNGYEIRVSNVVSPGTPSTTVEVWADWDSPTFFAFAAAEFDLSADTSGMFSGPASAFSDPGQEPGDIEVDGVENIVVGQLQFPPGGLFADTSDPILVWSATWSTTDFSTRSVPLATITDQYTLYTGSDGSSSDVTMTVIEATGAIRVIPAPASLALLGLGGLAAARRRR from the coding sequence ATGCACCGCACCCAGATTGCCGCTATCGCCGTGGCCGCCATGTCCGCCACGGCCCTGGCATCGCTCGATACCAACGGCTACGAGATCCGCGTCAGCAACGTGGTCAGCCCCGGCACGCCCAGCACGACCGTCGAGGTCTGGGCCGACTGGGATTCGCCGACGTTCTTCGCCTTCGCCGCCGCCGAGTTCGACCTGAGCGCCGACACGAGCGGCATGTTCAGCGGTCCGGCCTCCGCGTTCAGCGACCCGGGCCAGGAGCCCGGCGATATCGAGGTGGACGGCGTCGAGAACATCGTCGTCGGCCAGCTGCAGTTCCCGCCCGGCGGCCTGTTCGCCGACACCTCGGACCCGATCCTGGTCTGGTCGGCCACGTGGTCGACGACCGACTTCTCGACCCGCTCGGTGCCGCTGGCCACCATCACCGACCAGTACACGCTCTACACCGGCTCGGACGGCAGCAGTTCCGACGTGACCATGACGGTCATTGAGGCCACGGGCGCGATCCGTGTCATCCCAGCGCCGGCCTCGCTGGCGTTGCTGGGCCTCGGCGGCCTCGCCGCCGCACGCCGCCGCCGCTAG
- a CDS encoding aldehyde dehydrogenase family protein has translation MASGGSKTREAAAIGTSAAAEEPARSLIPEAFRPDEPGKATFQARNPATGSLLPTVACSASSDEVRAAGDAAWAAFQDALRMDDEQRALMLEEIANAVRLLGDDLTKLATKETGFSAVRIVAERERLVATLRMFAGLVRARPWSDPSIDTAEPSRRPLPKPDLRRVRRPLGPVVVLGPANQPLTAGCLGADAASVLAAGCPIVAVAHHEHPMTDAMIAGAAIDACRHAGAPEGMVTLLHAAEDRVGGVVDELVEHHAIRGVAFTGRRRTADRIAQRVAAYAPGVRLHASIGTINPVFVLPGALESNTDGVAERLFRACTNVAGQTCTRPSVVVVPRGAPGQKFVGQLASLFDQLPASRMRSLRVRTSFLEELGRCLDTPGVRLEGGSHYAQEAEADGPATAHGCLLRCSAGVFADSRTLHDEMFGPVLLAVVADDEEDLLGAAASVGGALTASMWMSSSDSKLCHKLAAILEHRAGRLVFNASPTGLELCTSLVHAGPYPASLGEGRTAVGPAAATRWLRDVSYQNAPEALLPRELRTANPLEIPRIVNGELIDPTDADRDDEGDAGEAAGPSGDAARAA, from the coding sequence ATGGCGTCCGGCGGATCCAAGACCAGGGAGGCGGCGGCCATCGGCACGTCCGCGGCGGCCGAAGAGCCGGCCCGCAGCCTCATCCCCGAGGCGTTCCGGCCCGACGAGCCGGGCAAGGCCACCTTCCAGGCCCGCAACCCCGCCACCGGGTCGCTGCTGCCGACGGTCGCGTGCAGCGCGTCGAGCGATGAGGTCCGGGCGGCAGGCGACGCGGCGTGGGCGGCCTTCCAGGACGCCCTCCGGATGGACGACGAGCAGCGGGCCCTCATGCTCGAGGAGATCGCCAACGCCGTCCGGCTGCTGGGCGACGACCTGACCAAGCTCGCCACCAAGGAGACGGGCTTCAGCGCCGTGCGGATCGTCGCCGAGCGGGAGCGGCTGGTCGCCACGCTCCGGATGTTCGCTGGCCTGGTGCGAGCGAGGCCCTGGAGCGATCCGAGCATCGACACGGCCGAGCCGAGCCGCCGCCCGCTGCCCAAGCCCGATCTGAGGCGGGTCCGCCGGCCTCTGGGGCCGGTCGTCGTCCTGGGGCCGGCCAACCAGCCGCTGACGGCGGGATGCCTCGGGGCTGATGCGGCCTCGGTGCTGGCGGCGGGATGCCCCATCGTCGCGGTGGCCCACCACGAGCACCCGATGACCGACGCGATGATCGCCGGGGCGGCCATCGATGCCTGCCGGCACGCGGGCGCGCCCGAGGGCATGGTGACGCTGCTGCACGCCGCCGAGGACCGCGTCGGCGGCGTGGTCGACGAACTCGTGGAGCACCACGCCATCCGGGGCGTCGCGTTCACGGGCCGGCGGCGCACCGCCGACCGCATCGCCCAGCGGGTCGCGGCGTACGCCCCGGGGGTGCGCCTGCACGCCTCGATCGGCACGATCAATCCGGTCTTCGTGCTGCCGGGGGCGCTCGAATCCAACACCGACGGCGTGGCCGAGCGGCTCTTCCGCGCCTGCACCAACGTGGCCGGCCAGACCTGCACACGGCCGAGCGTGGTGGTCGTACCACGCGGCGCACCGGGCCAGAAGTTCGTCGGCCAGCTCGCCTCGCTGTTCGACCAGCTGCCCGCGTCGCGGATGCGGAGCCTGCGGGTGCGGACCTCATTCCTCGAGGAGCTGGGTCGCTGCCTCGACACGCCGGGCGTGCGGCTGGAGGGGGGCTCGCACTACGCCCAGGAGGCCGAGGCCGACGGCCCGGCGACGGCCCACGGCTGCCTGCTTCGCTGCTCGGCGGGCGTCTTCGCCGACAGCCGCACGCTCCACGACGAGATGTTCGGCCCGGTGCTGCTCGCGGTGGTCGCCGACGACGAGGAGGACCTGCTCGGCGCCGCCGCGAGCGTCGGCGGGGCGCTCACCGCCTCGATGTGGATGTCGTCCTCGGACTCCAAGCTGTGCCACAAGCTGGCGGCCATCCTGGAGCACCGCGCGGGGCGGCTGGTCTTCAACGCATCCCCCACCGGGCTGGAGCTGTGCACCTCGCTGGTGCACGCCGGCCCGTACCCGGCGTCGCTGGGCGAGGGCCGGACGGCCGTCGGCCCCGCCGCCGCCACCCGCTGGCTCCGCGACGTGAGCTACCAGAACGCCCCCGAGGCCCTGCTGCCCCGCGAGCTCCGCACCGCCAACCCGCTGGAGATCCCCCGCATCGTCAACGGCGAGCTGATCGACCCCACGGACGCGGACCGGGACGACGAAGGCGACGCGGGCGAGGCCGCCGGGCCGTCCGGCGACGCGGCCCGAGCGGCCTGA
- a CDS encoding DNA translocase FtsK 4TM domain-containing protein: MARAHEVEDDAAPIARWLAWLVAAALLLFVAASLLGFDRADAPGYAVWPPNEPAANWMGGIGAAVAFWSYQALGVGAWAFLAGLSVLIVLHFCGARVDHPLVRGLGAVLIAVAVAGLQALLLPSTALLPDLPGGVIGLVGAHELRAHFNAAGTALWMLLLALIGVVIAYDRWLLPAGIWAWDRASLAAAGARGAPGVLASIGAWFAGLAGGLKPAPRSRVRANDLDDDERLPAAKRVRQRKAEARGRRVEEAIEDDLEEPDDEFEEDDEYEYEYEYEDDEPEEEEDVEQVAALDDDEAPGAPQIFNEDRLREKIEQMPVLFARDTRSVATEDDLRDLQGVELEGYRFPSVELLEAPDEGFNETLDEMVREGAEALERALHQYRIDGEVVGIESGPVITQYDVRLAPGTKVSSLNAISSDIARALKSVNIRVVANQAGRDTVGIEVPNPTKERVRLKELMGMPEKFQGMRLPMFLGKDASGEPLIADLTKMPHVLIAGTTGSGKSVCMNTIIMSFLYTRKPNELRLVLVDPKMVEMSQFKDIPHLMCPVVTEMSKAAAILEWAVTKMDERYELLAEAGCRDISGYNELDWDEIKDRFGKTTDEEAARIPRKLPYMVFIIDELADLMMTNKEVEGSIVRIAQKARAVGIHLILATQRPQANVVTGLIKGNMPCRISFKVASGLDSRIILDQKGGELLLGQGDMLFLSPSSHKLIRSQGTLVDDFEIRRVVKFVKEVAGPTFERQIMQLGQADGGLTDDDRLLASANNNSASLRRALRDPLFDRAVEIVLESRRGSVSLLQRRLAIGYTRASRLVDLMGIAGIISDHKGSVARDVLVTPEEWVAMKELAARDAGADDEPDEPFPEDLEDELEPAATDDGVLEDEILDEDAEEDEAEGAGDELVDEASGDEELEGEEDDEELEDEEAEDELDEDEEFDEEEEYEDEELEDEELEDVELEDEDDEAEEPPFEPDPPRAQRA, encoded by the coding sequence ATGGCCCGAGCGCACGAGGTCGAGGACGACGCGGCACCGATCGCGCGCTGGCTCGCGTGGCTGGTCGCCGCGGCGCTGCTGCTCTTCGTCGCCGCCAGCCTGCTGGGCTTCGACCGGGCCGACGCCCCGGGCTACGCCGTCTGGCCGCCCAACGAGCCCGCCGCCAACTGGATGGGCGGCATCGGGGCGGCGGTCGCCTTCTGGTCGTACCAGGCGCTCGGCGTCGGCGCCTGGGCCTTCCTCGCCGGCCTGTCGGTGCTCATCGTGCTGCACTTCTGCGGCGCCCGCGTCGACCATCCGCTCGTCCGCGGGCTGGGCGCGGTGCTCATCGCGGTTGCGGTCGCCGGCCTGCAGGCGTTGCTGCTGCCCTCGACGGCCCTCCTGCCCGACCTGCCCGGCGGCGTCATCGGCCTGGTTGGTGCGCACGAGCTGCGGGCCCACTTCAACGCTGCGGGCACGGCGCTATGGATGTTGCTGCTAGCGCTCATCGGCGTCGTGATCGCCTACGACCGGTGGCTGCTGCCCGCCGGCATCTGGGCGTGGGACCGTGCGTCGCTCGCGGCCGCCGGCGCCCGCGGCGCCCCGGGCGTGCTCGCGTCGATCGGCGCCTGGTTCGCCGGCCTCGCGGGCGGGCTGAAGCCGGCGCCGCGGTCGCGCGTCCGGGCCAACGACCTCGACGACGACGAGCGGCTGCCCGCCGCCAAGCGCGTGCGCCAGCGGAAGGCCGAGGCCCGAGGCCGCCGTGTCGAGGAGGCTATCGAGGACGACCTCGAGGAGCCCGACGATGAGTTCGAGGAGGACGACGAGTACGAATACGAGTATGAGTACGAAGACGACGAGCCGGAGGAAGAGGAGGACGTGGAACAGGTCGCGGCCCTCGACGACGACGAGGCCCCGGGCGCACCGCAGATCTTCAACGAGGACCGCCTCCGTGAGAAGATCGAGCAGATGCCGGTGCTCTTCGCCCGCGACACCCGCTCGGTCGCAACCGAGGATGACCTACGCGACCTCCAGGGCGTGGAGCTGGAGGGCTACCGCTTCCCGAGCGTCGAACTGCTCGAGGCCCCCGACGAGGGCTTCAACGAGACCCTCGACGAGATGGTCCGTGAGGGAGCCGAGGCCCTCGAGCGCGCCCTGCACCAGTACCGCATAGACGGCGAGGTCGTGGGCATCGAGAGCGGGCCGGTCATCACGCAGTACGACGTGCGGCTGGCGCCGGGCACCAAGGTCAGCAGCCTGAACGCGATCTCCAGCGACATTGCCCGCGCGCTCAAGTCGGTCAACATCCGCGTCGTCGCCAACCAGGCCGGCCGCGACACCGTGGGCATCGAGGTGCCCAACCCGACCAAGGAACGCGTCCGCCTGAAGGAACTCATGGGCATGCCCGAGAAGTTCCAGGGCATGCGGCTGCCGATGTTCCTGGGCAAGGACGCCAGCGGCGAGCCGCTCATCGCCGACCTGACCAAGATGCCCCACGTGCTCATCGCGGGCACGACCGGCAGCGGCAAGTCGGTGTGCATGAACACCATCATCATGTCGTTCCTGTACACCCGCAAGCCCAACGAATTGCGGCTCGTGCTCGTCGACCCCAAGATGGTCGAGATGAGCCAGTTCAAGGACATCCCCCACCTGATGTGCCCGGTGGTGACCGAGATGTCCAAGGCCGCCGCCATCCTGGAGTGGGCCGTCACCAAGATGGACGAGCGCTACGAGCTGCTCGCCGAGGCCGGCTGCCGCGACATCTCGGGCTACAACGAGCTGGACTGGGACGAGATCAAGGACCGCTTCGGCAAGACCACCGACGAAGAGGCCGCCCGCATCCCCCGCAAGCTGCCCTACATGGTCTTCATCATCGACGAGCTGGCCGACCTGATGATGACCAACAAGGAGGTCGAGGGCTCGATCGTCCGCATCGCCCAGAAGGCCCGCGCGGTGGGCATCCACCTCATCCTGGCGACGCAGCGGCCGCAGGCCAACGTCGTCACGGGCCTGATCAAGGGCAACATGCCCTGCCGCATCTCCTTCAAGGTCGCCAGCGGTCTCGACAGCCGCATCATCCTCGACCAGAAGGGCGGCGAGCTGCTGCTGGGCCAGGGCGACATGCTGTTCCTCTCGCCCAGCAGCCACAAGCTGATCCGCTCGCAGGGCACGCTGGTGGACGACTTCGAGATCCGCCGCGTCGTCAAGTTCGTCAAGGAGGTTGCCGGCCCAACCTTCGAGCGGCAGATCATGCAGCTGGGCCAGGCCGACGGCGGGTTGACCGACGACGACCGCCTGCTCGCCAGCGCCAACAACAACTCCGCCAGCCTGCGTCGCGCACTCAGGGACCCGCTGTTCGATCGGGCCGTCGAGATCGTCCTGGAGTCACGCCGCGGCAGCGTGAGCCTGCTGCAGCGCCGCCTCGCGATCGGCTACACCCGCGCCAGCCGCCTCGTGGACCTCATGGGCATCGCCGGCATCATCAGCGACCACAAGGGCAGCGTCGCCCGCGACGTGCTCGTGACGCCCGAGGAATGGGTCGCCATGAAAGAACTCGCCGCCCGCGACGCCGGCGCCGACGACGAGCCTGACGAGCCCTTCCCGGAGGACCTCGAGGACGAACTCGAGCCGGCCGCCACGGACGATGGGGTGCTCGAAGACGAGATTCTCGACGAGGACGCGGAAGAGGACGAGGCCGAAGGGGCCGGCGACGAACTAGTCGACGAGGCGTCCGGGGACGAGGAACTCGAGGGCGAAGAGGACGACGAAGAGCTCGAGGATGAGGAAGCCGAGGACGAGCTCGACGAGGACGAGGAGTTCGACGAAGAAGAGGAATACGAGGACGAGGAGCTAGAGGACGAAGAACTCGAAGACGTAGAACTCGAAGACGAGGACGACGAGGCCGAGGAACCTCCCTTCGAGCCCGATCCGCCGCGGGCGCAGCGGGCCTAG
- a CDS encoding MFS transporter → MATRADPQPAPIATESRDEPTLAPPEKPRFFYGWVMAGVCTVAFIATAPGQTLIVSQFNESFTTSLGLSATMLSTAYLVGTVLAASPLVLVGRASDRIGPRRVMLAVAVLFGLACVFAGQARGVVMLTVAFFLLRFLGQGSLALTSGHALALWFERRLGTVNAMKLVGTQLGFAAFAPLAAFLIAEVGWRTAYALLGLLVWILVLPMGLLLSRDHPEQMGQRIDGDPPHASEDSGGEAGDEMGDKPRSEPRYDPAFTLRAAVRTPAYWILALSSVMNGLIGTALIFHAQPMLAEAGLDPEASAALVMAWSITMAVAVLPAGWLADRVHPRILLSLAALLLAAAATLFLSLGSVAIGVLAMACFGVSQAAATAAGVPTVARYFGRAHHGAIRGSVTRLAVAGTGLGPIVLGVSIDELGSFRPGMLVFVAASVALGAWCSRLERPAPPHAAE, encoded by the coding sequence ATGGCGACCCGCGCCGACCCGCAGCCCGCACCCATCGCGACCGAGTCGCGCGACGAGCCCACGCTTGCGCCACCCGAGAAGCCCCGCTTCTTCTACGGATGGGTGATGGCCGGCGTCTGCACGGTGGCCTTCATCGCCACCGCCCCGGGCCAGACGCTCATCGTCAGCCAGTTCAACGAATCGTTCACCACGTCGCTCGGGCTCTCGGCCACGATGCTGAGCACCGCCTACCTCGTGGGCACGGTGCTGGCGGCGTCTCCGCTCGTGCTGGTGGGCCGTGCGTCGGATCGAATCGGGCCGCGGCGGGTGATGCTGGCCGTCGCCGTGCTCTTCGGCCTGGCGTGCGTCTTCGCGGGCCAGGCACGGGGGGTGGTGATGCTCACCGTTGCCTTCTTCCTGCTGCGGTTCCTGGGCCAGGGCTCGCTCGCGCTGACGAGTGGACACGCGCTCGCGCTGTGGTTCGAGCGCAGGCTCGGCACCGTCAACGCGATGAAGCTGGTGGGCACCCAGCTGGGCTTCGCCGCCTTCGCGCCACTGGCGGCCTTCCTCATCGCCGAGGTCGGCTGGCGGACGGCGTACGCGCTGCTCGGCCTGCTGGTATGGATCCTCGTGCTGCCGATGGGCCTGCTGCTCTCGCGGGACCACCCAGAGCAGATGGGCCAGCGGATCGACGGCGATCCGCCGCACGCCAGCGAAGACTCGGGCGGCGAAGCGGGCGATGAAATGGGCGATAAGCCAAGGTCCGAGCCGAGGTACGACCCGGCCTTCACGCTGCGGGCCGCCGTCCGCACGCCGGCGTACTGGATCCTCGCGCTCAGCAGCGTGATGAATGGCCTGATCGGCACGGCGCTGATCTTCCACGCCCAGCCGATGCTCGCCGAGGCGGGTCTGGACCCCGAGGCGTCCGCGGCGCTGGTGATGGCCTGGTCCATCACGATGGCGGTCGCCGTGCTGCCCGCGGGCTGGCTGGCGGATCGCGTGCACCCGAGGATCCTGTTGTCCCTGGCGGCGCTGCTGCTGGCGGCGGCAGCGACGCTCTTCCTGTCGCTCGGGAGCGTCGCCATCGGCGTGCTCGCGATGGCCTGCTTCGGCGTGTCGCAGGCGGCCGCCACCGCCGCGGGCGTGCCCACGGTTGCGCGCTACTTCGGCCGGGCCCATCACGGCGCCATCCGCGGCTCGGTGACGCGGCTGGCCGTCGCGGGCACGGGGCTGGGCCCGATCGTGCTGGGCGTGAGCATCGACGAATTGGGCAGCTTCCGCCCGGGGATGTTGGTGTTCGTCGCCGCCTCGGTCGCGCTAGGGGCATGGTGCTCGAGGCTCGAGCGGCCGGCGCCGCCGCACGCCGCGGAGTAG
- a CDS encoding methyltransferase domain-containing protein: MPRRLVGELMDDPAIDPAAHDAALRGLARLNRMSRSAAMLWPHVRREAAALDRPLRLLDVATGSGDVPIALALRSRQAGLEVECSACDVSEHALRRARERADAAGIELRTMPLDLLREPLPDTDVAVCSLFLHHLTNEEAERVLRSMCDAAGRLVLANDLRRGAWGTALAATVPRIATRSPVVHVDALRSARAAFSLAEARDLVRGIAGRWSVAPRFPGRMLLAWSPTP, translated from the coding sequence ATGCCCAGGCGGCTCGTCGGCGAACTGATGGACGATCCGGCGATCGACCCCGCCGCGCACGACGCGGCCCTGCGTGGGCTCGCCCGGCTCAACCGCATGAGCCGCTCGGCCGCCATGCTGTGGCCCCACGTTCGTCGCGAGGCGGCCGCGCTCGATCGTCCGCTGCGACTCCTCGATGTCGCGACGGGCAGCGGCGACGTGCCCATCGCCCTCGCCCTGCGCTCGCGGCAGGCCGGGCTCGAGGTCGAGTGCTCGGCCTGCGACGTCAGCGAGCACGCGCTCCGCCGGGCTCGCGAACGTGCAGACGCCGCCGGCATCGAGCTGCGGACCATGCCGCTGGACCTGCTCCGCGAGCCGCTGCCGGATACCGACGTCGCGGTGTGCTCGCTCTTCCTGCACCACCTGACCAACGAAGAGGCCGAGCGTGTGCTGCGAAGCATGTGCGACGCCGCCGGCAGGCTGGTGCTCGCCAACGACCTGCGGCGCGGCGCATGGGGCACGGCGCTGGCCGCCACGGTGCCCCGGATCGCCACCCGGTCGCCGGTCGTGCACGTCGATGCGCTGCGCTCGGCGCGGGCGGCGTTCTCGTTGGCAGAAGCCCGAGACCTGGTGCGGGGAATCGCGGGGCGATGGAGCGTTGCGCCGCGATTCCCCGGGCGTATGCTGCTGGCATGGAGTCCGACGCCCTGA
- a CDS encoding FAD-dependent monooxygenase yields the protein MESDALSARDRWDAIVVGAGPAGALAACLLAREGASVLLAEKARRGRPKVCGCCLGSGGAAVLDRANLGGVLRDAAPIRVLRLSTRGHTTTLPLDGMRAISREALDARLADAAENAGAVLAWNTTVAADAEGGVRITHAGETRTVRAGVVINAAGLLAHRVDGVPFRVRRTNRVGLGTTTAAPRNGIDPCGSDLRMIVGGDGYLGGVALPDGRTDWAAAVSPAWLRRHGSPAALLRAMAARAGLDPASVPTGPWRGTPTLTRSRPAQSGRVLSVGDAAGYVEPFTGEGMSWALLSAEAVVPHALACLEHDPAAAAWSREHRTLLGRAHRRCRRTALLVRRPALIGAGARLAAIRPAVARHLEGALSTHATSTARSSA from the coding sequence ATGGAGTCCGACGCCCTGAGTGCGCGGGACAGGTGGGACGCGATCGTGGTGGGCGCCGGGCCCGCCGGCGCCCTGGCCGCGTGCCTCTTGGCCCGCGAAGGCGCATCCGTGCTGCTGGCCGAGAAGGCCCGCCGCGGCCGGCCCAAGGTCTGTGGATGCTGCCTGGGTTCGGGCGGTGCCGCCGTGCTGGACCGCGCCAACCTCGGCGGCGTGCTCCGCGATGCCGCACCGATCCGCGTGCTCCGGCTGTCGACCCGCGGCCACACGACCACGCTGCCTCTCGACGGGATGCGGGCGATCTCTCGCGAGGCGCTCGACGCACGCCTCGCCGACGCCGCGGAGAACGCGGGCGCGGTGCTCGCCTGGAATACGACGGTGGCCGCCGACGCCGAGGGCGGAGTGCGCATCACGCACGCCGGCGAAACCCGGACCGTGCGCGCCGGCGTCGTCATCAACGCCGCGGGCCTGCTGGCCCATCGCGTGGACGGCGTCCCGTTCCGCGTCCGCCGCACCAATCGCGTCGGACTCGGCACCACCACGGCCGCGCCGCGCAATGGCATCGACCCGTGCGGATCCGACCTGCGGATGATCGTCGGCGGGGACGGTTATCTGGGCGGCGTCGCGCTGCCCGACGGCCGCACGGATTGGGCGGCGGCCGTCTCGCCAGCGTGGCTGCGGCGGCACGGCTCGCCCGCCGCGCTCCTGCGTGCCATGGCCGCCCGGGCGGGCCTCGATCCGGCGAGCGTCCCGACCGGCCCCTGGCGGGGCACGCCCACGCTCACGCGGTCCCGTCCCGCGCAGTCGGGCCGCGTGCTCTCGGTGGGCGACGCGGCGGGCTACGTCGAGCCGTTCACGGGCGAGGGCATGTCGTGGGCGTTGCTCTCGGCCGAGGCCGTCGTGCCGCACGCGCTGGCGTGCCTCGAGCACGACCCCGCCGCGGCCGCGTGGTCCCGCGAGCACCGCACGCTGCTCGGCCGTGCACACCGGCGATGCCGGCGCACCGCGTTGCTCGTGCGGCGGCCTGCGCTCATCGGTGCCGGGGCTCGGCTCGCGGCCATCCGCCCCGCCGTGGCGCGCCACCTCGAGGGCGCACTCAGCACGCACGCAACCTCCACGGCCAGGAGTTCGGCGTGA